AAGCCCCTCTTCAAGCTTTTGCTCTTGCAAATCTTGATGTGCTCTTAAAATATTAATGCAATCAGAATAGAAAAGATTATAAAACTTGGCATCCCAAAAAGAAAGGAACTTCCCCTCTAAATCTTTCATATATGAAGGATAAGAAACCTTATGAGGATTTGTAATAGATCCTTTTCTGATTCTATAGCACAATAACTGTTCATGCAAAATGCCAATTTTTACAGAGCGTGAAAAAAGCATAAAAGCAAATGCCACATCCTCATACTCAATCCCCTCAACAAAACGCAAATTTTTCAAAAGTCCTGACCTAATCACTCCATGCCAAGCGAAATTTAGATGCTGTGTTGTCATACTCTGAAACATTTCTTCAACCAAAAGAATGCTTGGAGCTTCTTTTTTAAAAGGAAAATAACTCAAATAGCTATACTCTGCCTTTTCTTGAAAAAACAGATAATAATCATGCCAAAGGCAATCAATCCCCTGATGGGCACTCAAAAAATCAACACATTTTTCAATGCAATGAGGCTCAAGATAATCATCGCTATCCAAAAAATGAATATAGTCAGGGACAAACGGATCAGAATGAGCATAGACTTTGCAATCTTTGGGTATTGAGGACATTAAATAGTCCATACCGACATTTCTTGCTTGACTCAATCCTCCATTTGGCTTTTGTATTAAGGTCACTCTTGAGTCTTTCTGAAAATATTGATAAGCAATTTCAGAGCTTCCATCAAAACTTCCATCATCAACCAAAACAATTTGCATATGCTTATAGGTTTGACAAATCACAGAATCTAGGCATTCTTGAAGGTATTCTTTTACATTATAAATAGGGATAATGATTCCAAAATTAATTTCTTTCAAAAATTTTCCTTACATTATTAAAAATATCTATTGAAATTTTATTGCAGATTCCCCTTATCTACAAATTCTCTCTATCCAAAACATGAAATTCATCAACTTTTATAAAAATAAACATAAAAAACTTTATAGTAAATGACTAAATTTATATAATTGATTTGTTATTAAACTTTGTATTTTTTAGCATTTAGAGATATAAAGTGATAAAGGAGATAATATGAATATTCTAGAAAAGATGACAAACCAACTTCAAGAGACACTTAACTCTGCGGCTTCTCTTGCCCTCCATTCTCAAAATCAAGAAATTTCTATTTTGCATACATATTGGGCGCTTTGCACCAATACCCAATCCATCCTTAATCAAGTCTTCAACAAACTAGATTTTGATAAAACTGCCCTAGAGCTAGAACTAAAAAGTGCAGTCAATACACTTCCAAAATCCTCAAGTGTCCAAAAAAATAATCTCCACCTCAGTCAGGATTTACTTACTCAGCTAGAGCTTGCACTTGGAGAGGCGACCAAAAACGGAGATCAATTTCTCTCCACAGATACTTTCATCCTCTCTTCCCTCAATCATGAAAAAATCAAACCAATCTTTGAAAAATATCTTGACCTTAACTCAATTAAAAAAGCTCTCAAAGATATACGCGGAGGGACAAAAATACAAAATCAGAATGCTGAAGAAACTATGGAGCTTCTCCAAAAATACGGGATTGATCTCACCCAAAAAGCAAGTGAAAACCTTCTAGATCCCATCATCGGAAGAGATGAAGAAATCCAGAGAATGATGCAGATTCTGATTCGCAAAACCAAAAACAACCCTATTCTTTTAGGCGAGCCAGGAGTTGGAAAAACTGCACTTGTGGAGGGATTAGCTCAAAAAATCGTTCGCCATGAAGTTCCAACAAGCCTGCAACACAAAAAACTTATTGCTCTTGATATGAGTGCCCTCATCGCTGGAGCTAAATATCGCGGGGAATTTGAAGAGCGACTTAAAAATATCATCGATGAGGTCAAAAACTCAGGCAATATCATTTTATTTATCGATGAGATTCACACGATCGTCGGAGCTGGTGCAAGTGAGGGCAGTATGGATGCTGCAAATATCCTTAAGCCTGCTCTTGCTCGCGGAGAGCTTCACACGATTGGGGCAACCACCCTAAAGGAATATCGCAAATACTTTGAAAAAGATGCTGCGCTCGTGCGTCGATTCCAACCTATCGATGTCAGCGAACCAAGTGTCAATGAAGCATTGCAAATTCTTAGAGGGATCAAAGAAAAACTAGAATCTCACCACAATGTCAGCATCACAGATTCTGCTCTTGTTGCTGCAGCTAAACTCTCCAATCGTTATATCGCCAATCGCTTTTTGCCTGATAAGGCGATTGATCTGATTGATGAGGGCGCTGCCGAACTAAAAATGCAAATCGAATCTGAACCTCACGAACTTAGTCGCATCAAACGAACGATCGTAGCTTTAGAGGTTGAAAAACAAGCGCTCAAAATGGAAGAAAAAGAAAGCAATCTTGCAAGAATCCAAGAAATAGACAAAGAGTTGAGCAACGCCACAGAACAAAAAAGTATGCTAGAAAGTCAATTTGAAAATGAAAAAAAGGTCTTCAAAGACATCGCTTCTCTTAAAACTCAAATTGATGAACTCAAGCGTGAAGCAGAGATTCTCAAACGCAATGGAGATCTTGGAAAAGTCGCTGAAATCGAATACAGCAAGATTCCCCAAAATGAAGCAAAAATCAAAGAACTTGATCAAAAATGGCAAGAAATGCAAAAAAATGGGACTCTTTTGAAAAATGCTGTTACAGAAGAAATCATTGCAGGAATTGTGAGCAGGTGGAGTGGAATACCAGTCCAAAAAATGCTTCAAAGCGAAAAAGCAAAAATTTTGGCCGTAGAATCTGAGCTTAGCAAAAGTGTGGTAGGTCAAGAGGAGGCAATCAAAGCGATCGCAAGGGTGATTAAACGCAACAAAGCAGGATTGAGCGAATCTAATCGCCCAATAGGAAGCTTTCTCTTCCTTGGAAGCACAGGTGTAGGGAAAACTCAAAGTGCCAAATCGCTTGCAAAATTTCTCTTTGATAGTGAGAAAAATCTTATCCGAATCGACATGAGTGAATATATGGAAAAACATGCTGTCTCTCGCTTGGTCGGGGCTCCTCCTGGATATGTGGGCTATGAAGAAGGAGGTCAATTAACAGAGGCTGTAAGACGCAAACCCTATAGCGTTGTGCTTTTTGATGAGATCGAAAAAGCCCATCCTGATGTTTTCAATCTTTTGCTTCAAGTGCTAGATGATGGAAGATTGACAGACAATAAAGGCGTGACAATAGATTTCACCAACACAATTATCATTCTCACAAGCAATATTGGGAGTGACAAAATTCTAGAAATCAAAGACAAAAACGAAAGATCCAAAGCAATTCAAGATGCACTCAGAGGATATTTCAAGCCCGAATTCTTGAATCGACTTGATGAAATCGTGATCTTTAACCCCCTTGATCTTCAAGGAATCGTGCAGATTGTAGATATCATGTTTGAGCAGATCAGGCTCAAAGCCCAAGAAAAAGGCATCAAAATCAGTCTTTCTCAAGAAACCAAAGAAGAGATCGCACAAGCAGGATTTGATCCTGTCTATGGAGCGCGTCCACTCAAAAGAGCACTATATGAGATGATAGAAGATCGCTTAGCTGAATTGATCTTGGAAGAAAAAGTTAAAGAAGGCTCTGAGGTAGTTTTCAAAAAAAATGGGGAAGTGGAGGTATTTTAACTCCCCCCCCCCCATTCAATCATTGTGCTTCACGAAAGTATAGCCGCTGAATATTTATGATATTTAATAAGATTTTGAATAAGCTGAGTTTTGAGTTTTGTTTGTTCATAGCCAGGATTGTGCAAATTCTTTGCAAAAAAATACTCTAAAGGCAAATTTCCATCATGCCATTTTCCTCCTAAGCCCATTAAAGTCACATCGATATATCTACAGTGATTATTCAATGCTACATCTAACAACTCCTCTACTTTTCCATTTTTATTATGTAAATGCATTCCCACATTTACATTATTTAATCCTTGACAAAGCTTCAATGTATTTTCAACATAACTATCTGTAAAAATACTTTCAGTATCCGCAAAATAAATAACACGAACTCCCAATGATTGTGCAAATTGTGCAAACTTTATATTTTGCTCTATCGTATTAGATCCGGAACTTGTAAAATTAATAAAAACCTCATAACCAAGCTCTTGTATTTCTTTAATATGTTGTTCCAAAATAGTTAGATCAGTCTCTATTGACCTAGTAAGAATCCTAATTGCATCCACAACGCTTTCTTCTTGTCTAGGAATTGTGGTCAATGGTCTTTGTATATCACGCATAGCAGAAAGTTTGGTTTTTCCACTCCATATCTTTTTGCTTTCCATAAAAATTTCTTTCAACCTTTCATTTCTTAAACCACAATATCTTAAGTCTCCTCTCCCAGGATCAGCTTCGACATCATGAAAAAAACCCAACTCTAGATAATCAATTTTATTTTTTGCAGCAAATGCATAATAGTCTCGACAAAAATCTTCATCAAAAAACCAACCAGTTTGATACCCAGCTTCCCTTAAAGTGCAATCAAAGATTTTAATACCATTAATCATCTGTTCTCTCCCTTGAAATTTTCTCAACCCTTCTTCTTTCATATACAAATCGAGCATACTCCAAATCAAACTCATCATCAATATCTATTGCTGAGAACTTATCAATTTCCAAAAAATATGGCATCTCACCATAACAAAAACTATTCTTTAGAATTTGTTGTTTTGAGGAAATAAAACATCCATTAACCACAGAAACCCAATAAGGTAATTGTTGGGATGGAACATGCCGATCTAAACTATAATTCAAAGGCTTCTTTCTATCCCAAATATAATCTCTGATAACCTTAACCGTTACCAATGAATCGTAATATTTTGAAAAGATAACATGTTCATAATAAGCCTTTAAAGCTTGTTGAAAAACATACTCATCACACAATGGAGCAACACAGGGCGCCCATACAATATGATCTGCATTCAAATCTTTCACAATCCAAGATACAACCTCACCAAATGTGCGGCTTCTCTCATCTGCATATTCTAAAGGTCTTTTTTGCACTTCTGCACCCTCTTTTTCTGCCATATCTAACATTAAAGAGCTATCACTAGAAACAACTACTCTTTCAATTTCTCTTACCTTTTTGAGTTGTCTTATTTTATGTATCAATAAGTTACTTTGATCAAATGGTAGAATATTTTTATTTTTTAATCTTTGAGACCCCTGACGTGCAGCTATAACCGCTATTACTCTTTGCATCTTTATCACCTAACAATATATTTAATGTTTACTTTTAAATATTTTTTTAATTCCATAAAATTAATCAAAATATTTTTTACTTTAAATTTAAAATCCACATTCATTAAAGATTGATTGTCTTTATTAAAATTTTGAAGAAAAGCAATGATGTAAGACTGTTTTTTGTTGCAACAATCTAAGTAGCTATCTAGATTTTTTAGAACATTTCGTTTCTTAATGTTTATATTAATATTTAACAGGACGCATTCTAAGACTTTTAATGCAAAGAATATCTTATTTAAAAATAGACAAAAATTAATCCCCCCCCCCCCCGAATCTTTTAATTTTTTATAATACGAATATAAAATTGATGCAACTTCAAATTCTTTTTCATCATTGATATCAACAAAATATGAATTACTCTGATATAAATAAGGATTTCGTCCAATCTGATACCAAGCACAATCCAACATTCGCCTTTTCATAATAAAAGCAGACCATAAGACCTCAAAAAAAATAGGTAACTCTTGACTAATTTTATGCCAATATCCGAAATTAAAATTAACAGGATTTCCTCGCTCATCAATAATATGATGCGTAATTCGTTTAACTGCAACAATACTGTCAAAGTTTTCAGAGAGATTTTGATACACCTTTACCATTTCAGAAAATTCATCAAAAAGAGGTTGCGTTACCTGAACCCACATAATATCTGCATTTTTATCTTCAATTTTCTCTACAATTCCCTTTACAATTTCAGTTTCTTTCGCACTGCTTAATGTTAACTCATACTCCCTATGTAAAAAATTAAAACCATAGCCCTCTACTATTTTTGGAACCCTTATTTCATCTTCGGATGAAACATATATATCTTTTGGCGAAAAAACTTTCAATAACTGCTCAGCTTTAATATCAAAAAGACTCTTATGATTAAAAAAATTTCTCAAATTTTTATCATGTAAACGAGTTGAGTTTGTTTTTAAGGGTATTACAACTTTTAACAAATCTTCTCCTTAGTAAATATATGGCATTCTAAATACATTTGATCACAATTACAAAACACTGGCAATCTCTTTCCCCTCCCCTCTCTTGGTTTTTAATATTCTTTAAATATTCTTTTTGGAAAGACATTATAGCTCCATCTCTTTAAACAATCCCTTTAAGCCTACGGGATTGATCGAAACAATTTCGACTTCAGGATAATAATATTTTGCAAACAAAGCCATTCTTCTCCATTCTTCTTGCAATCTCTTTGTTGCCAAATCTTCCAAAACCCAAGTTTTACGATCATCGAAATGCCCTCCGCTTGAACAATCACAACCAACAAGATAAATTCGTTTTGGTTGACAATAAAGAGAGAAATGAAAAGCTGGGATAATAATAGAACCATATCCAAACAAAGGATGTCTAGAAATATCTGGCTGTATAGTTTGATGGCTAGCATAATGCATAGAAAGATACATTGAAGCATTATTTATCTGAACAAAATCTAGAGGTGTTGCAAAACTTGTCGTTCCATACTCATCACTCAAGTTCCCCATTCCAAAAAACTTTTTTGCCCTTGAAGATATAATATCCTTTTGAATTCCATAATTCTGAACAGCAGTCCAATCTCCCATAAAATAAAAATCCAAATCAGGATAATAAGTCACGACCTTATTAACTCCGATATGAATCGCATTAGAAATATATTTACTTTCAGTATATTCCCTTAAAGTTGGTCCTGCAGCCATCAATACCACTTCTCTCCCCTTAAGGCTTCCTCCATATTGTCCAAAACTCTTTTGATGCAAATCAAGAAGAATATTCTGTAGTGTATAAATCTGATTTAGTAGCTGATTATTTTGACTCTCAAGCATTATTGGAAGAGCTCTTTTATCAAAAAGATTAAAACATTTTTTGCCAAAAAAATAATACTCCGTTAAAAATGTATGCTGGTTATATCTCCTATAAATCCCCATTGAACGGAAAATTGATTTTAAAGTTTGCTTCAACATTTGCTCTCCTGTGTTTGGACCTTATACTTCAAATTTTAAAGCTAAGTATACATAAAACAAATTCTATCTCTAATCATCTCTTTAGCCCTCTTTAATACAAAATAGATTTTTGGAAAGAAAAAGGCAATTTTTGAAGAAATCTCTACCTCTTTACAATATTTTTTATATTTCCAAATTTCCTCACACAGTTTTCTTCCTTTTTTCTGATCTTTTTTGATCTTACACATCCAAAATGCACCAATTGACCTATATTTAATTTGTTGCTCAATCCAATAGACACTCATTGGGTGTAGTTCTTTTTCTTTTCTCCTTAGAAAATCAATCATTTCAAGAACAAACACTGATCTTGAATAAGAAAAATCATACAAAAATTCTTCGCACTCTTTTGAAGAGAAGTTTTGACTACTTTCCTGAAGCTCGTATCTTGAAAGAGATCCGAATCGAATCCTATAATACACAAGAGGATGAGATACATAAACTATTCTTTGAGCAAGAGCAAGCATTTGATATCCAAATAAACTATCTTCGCCCAAAATATGTTTTTGAAATCTAAATTGATGCTTTAAGAGAAAAGAAAAATCAAGCAAATAAAGAAAAATCAAAATCCCATTCATCTTATTCAAGGCGAGAAACTCAAGAAATTCATACCCACAGTAGAACTCTTGTTTGGGAATATCCTCTATTCCAGCACATAAAGAAATCTTATGATTTTTTTCATAAAAAATCTTGTATCCATGCCAAACTATATCCATACGCTTTCCAAATGTACTCTGTATACATCTCTCAATACACTCTAGATCCAACCAATCATCACCATCAAGAAAGTGAATATATTGGACTTCTTTGCACCTAGAATGCTCAAAGATCTCTATCTCCCCCCCCCCCCCACATTCTGCATCGCAAGATAATCAAGGGCTAGATTTCTTGATGCCCCTACTCCTTGATTTTGTTTGTTTTTTATCAAAGTCATTCTTGTATCCTGCTTGAAATAAGCATATGCAATTTCAAAGCTATTGTCTGTGCTTGCATCATCAATTAAAATGATTTGCAAATCCCTATATGTCTGCCCAATCACAGAATCAAGGCATTCTTGAAGATATTTCTCTACATTATAAATTGGAACAATAATCGCAACAACTGGATTAGAGTGCATCTATATCCTCACTTTCAATATTTTGATAAAATCTTGTGTAAAAATATATCTTAAACTTCAATATCTAAGGGATATCCATGCAATACAAATCCATTTTGGTCACTGGGGCTGATGGCTTTATAGGGTCACATTTAGTTGAAACTCTTTATCACTATACACAAGATCCAAATTCGGTCTTTTATAAAGCAAAGATAAGGGCTTTGAGCTTATACAATTCTTTCAATTATTGGGGATGGCTTGAAGATATTTCTTGCCTTTCTAATATTGAAGTGGTGAGTGGAGATATTCGAGATTCTCACTTTTGCAAAACAATCACAAAAGAAATCGATATCGTTTTCCATCTTGCAGCTCTTATTGCGATCCCCTACTCTTACATCGCTCCAGAAAGCTATATCGATACAAACATCAAAGGCACCCTCAACCTCTGTCAAGCCTCAATCCAAAACCAAGTCAAACGCTTCATCCACACAAGCACAAGTGAAGTTTATGGCACAGCACAATATGTCCCAATCGATGAGCTTCACCCTCTACAGCCACAAAGTCCATACAGTGCAAGCAAAATCGGATCGGACTGTATTGCTATGAGTTTTCACAACTCTTTCTCTCTCCCTCTAAGCATCGCACGACCATTCAACACATATGGACCTCGCCAAAGTGCAAGAGCAGTGATTCCGACAATTATCACTCAAATCGCCAATGGTGCTCAGCAAATCAAACTTGGCGATCTCTCCCCTACGCGAGATTTCAACTTTGTCAAAGATACCTGTGAGGGCTTTATTGCTATCGCTCAAAGCGATCAAACAATCGGAGAAACGATCAATATCGGCTCAAATTTTGAAATCAGCATCGCCGATACACTCAATATCATCAAAGATCTTATGCAAAGCAAAGTGGAATTCATCACAGATTCCCAAAGAATTCGCCCCCAAAATAGCGAAGTTTTCCGCCTATGGTGCGACAACACCAAGATCAAGAGACTGACAAATTTCACTCCAAAATACAATATCTATCAAGGACTTCAAGAAACCATCAAGTGGTTCAGTGATCCCAACAACCTCTCTAAATACAAAAGTGAAATCTACAATGTCTAAAGATCAGTGTAAAATCTCAACTCAAATACCCAAAAATAGAGGAGTCAATATGAGCGAATTAATCAACAAATACAACTATTCAACAGAGATTAAACTCAAGAATTTTGAAAAGTATGTTCCACGCAAATATCTTGCAAGATTTATCGCAAGGTATGAACTTTTTAAAATGATAAAAAACACAAAAGGCTCCATCATTGAATGCGGCGTTCACTGGGGTGGAGGCATCATGGCTTTTGCCAAGCTTTGTGCAGGATTTGATATTTTAGGAAATGACAGAAAAGTAATTGGCTTTGATACCTTTGAAGGCTTTCCGCATTTAAATGAAAATGACCAAAAATCCATAATACATCAAGAGTTAAAAGTAGGTGGTTTCCAAAGTTTTGCAAAGATCGAAGATGAACTTCAGGACTGTATAGAAGAATTTAATCGAGACATTCTATTGCCCCAATACAAAAAAATTCAATTAATCAAGGGGGATGCATGCCTCACAATTCCTGAATATATAACAAATAATCCACACACAATTATCTCACTTCTATATCTTGATTTTGATTTATATGAACCCACAAAGGTTGCATTAGAATATTTAGCTCCAAGAGTCATTAAAGGAGGAATTATTG
The DNA window shown above is from Helicobacter kayseriensis and carries:
- a CDS encoding cytidylyltransferase domain-containing protein yields the protein MLKVVIPLKTNSTRLHDKNLRNFFNHKSLFDIKAEQLLKVFSPKDIYVSSEDEIRVPKIVEGYGFNFLHREYELTLSSAKETEIVKGIVEKIEDKNADIMWVQVTQPLFDEFSEMVKVYQNLSENFDSIVAVKRITHHIIDERGNPVNFNFGYWHKISQELPIFFEVLWSAFIMKRRMLDCAWYQIGRNPYLYQSNSYFVDINDEKEFEVASILYSYYKKLKDSGGGGINFCLFLNKIFFALKVLECVLLNININIKKRNVLKNLDSYLDCCNKKQSYIIAFLQNFNKDNQSLMNVDFKFKVKNILINFMELKKYLKVNIKYIVR
- a CDS encoding pyruvate carboxyltransferase codes for the protein MKEEGLRKFQGREQMINGIKIFDCTLREAGYQTGWFFDEDFCRDYYAFAAKNKIDYLELGFFHDVEADPGRGDLRYCGLRNERLKEIFMESKKIWSGKTKLSAMRDIQRPLTTIPRQEESVVDAIRILTRSIETDLTILEQHIKEIQELGYEVFINFTSSGSNTIEQNIKFAQFAQSLGVRVIYFADTESIFTDSYVENTLKLCQGLNNVNVGMHLHNKNGKVEELLDVALNNHCRYIDVTLMGLGGKWHDGNLPLEYFFAKNLHNPGYEQTKLKTQLIQNLIKYHKYSAAILS
- a CDS encoding glycosyltransferase family 2 protein, with translation MKEINFGIIIPIYNVKEYLQECLDSVICQTYKHMQIVLVDDGSFDGSSEIAYQYFQKDSRVTLIQKPNGGLSQARNVGMDYLMSSIPKDCKVYAHSDPFVPDYIHFLDSDDYLEPHCIEKCVDFLSAHQGIDCLWHDYYLFFQEKAEYSYLSYFPFKKEAPSILLVEEMFQSMTTQHLNFAWHGVIRSGLLKNLRFVEGIEYEDVAFAFMLFSRSVKIGILHEQLLCYRIRKGSITNPHKVSYPSYMKDLEGKFLSFWDAKFYNLFYSDCINILRAHQDLQEQKLEEGLELELKRRLRWRVFHFLIPYFYKIKKNNDPRHCLELYHQIRQYGYVPILPPIFYIIKSFLIVRSRRIGVFVKCLIYKLFSLRRLGIK
- a CDS encoding NAD-dependent 4,6-dehydratase LegB, with amino-acid sequence MQYKSILVTGADGFIGSHLVETLYHYTQDPNSVFYKAKIRALSLYNSFNYWGWLEDISCLSNIEVVSGDIRDSHFCKTITKEIDIVFHLAALIAIPYSYIAPESYIDTNIKGTLNLCQASIQNQVKRFIHTSTSEVYGTAQYVPIDELHPLQPQSPYSASKIGSDCIAMSFHNSFSLPLSIARPFNTYGPRQSARAVIPTIITQIANGAQQIKLGDLSPTRDFNFVKDTCEGFIAIAQSDQTIGETINIGSNFEISIADTLNIIKDLMQSKVEFITDSQRIRPQNSEVFRLWCDNTKIKRLTNFTPKYNIYQGLQETIKWFSDPNNLSKYKSEIYNV
- a CDS encoding ATP-dependent Clp protease ATP-binding subunit — protein: MNILEKMTNQLQETLNSAASLALHSQNQEISILHTYWALCTNTQSILNQVFNKLDFDKTALELELKSAVNTLPKSSSVQKNNLHLSQDLLTQLELALGEATKNGDQFLSTDTFILSSLNHEKIKPIFEKYLDLNSIKKALKDIRGGTKIQNQNAEETMELLQKYGIDLTQKASENLLDPIIGRDEEIQRMMQILIRKTKNNPILLGEPGVGKTALVEGLAQKIVRHEVPTSLQHKKLIALDMSALIAGAKYRGEFEERLKNIIDEVKNSGNIILFIDEIHTIVGAGASEGSMDAANILKPALARGELHTIGATTLKEYRKYFEKDAALVRRFQPIDVSEPSVNEALQILRGIKEKLESHHNVSITDSALVAAAKLSNRYIANRFLPDKAIDLIDEGAAELKMQIESEPHELSRIKRTIVALEVEKQALKMEEKESNLARIQEIDKELSNATEQKSMLESQFENEKKVFKDIASLKTQIDELKREAEILKRNGDLGKVAEIEYSKIPQNEAKIKELDQKWQEMQKNGTLLKNAVTEEIIAGIVSRWSGIPVQKMLQSEKAKILAVESELSKSVVGQEEAIKAIARVIKRNKAGLSESNRPIGSFLFLGSTGVGKTQSAKSLAKFLFDSEKNLIRIDMSEYMEKHAVSRLVGAPPGYVGYEEGGQLTEAVRRKPYSVVLFDEIEKAHPDVFNLLLQVLDDGRLTDNKGVTIDFTNTIIILTSNIGSDKILEIKDKNERSKAIQDALRGYFKPEFLNRLDEIVIFNPLDLQGIVQIVDIMFEQIRLKAQEKGIKISLSQETKEEIAQAGFDPVYGARPLKRALYEMIEDRLAELILEEKVKEGSEVVFKKNGEVEVF
- a CDS encoding TylF/MycF family methyltransferase, whose amino-acid sequence is MIKNTKGSIIECGVHWGGGIMAFAKLCAGFDILGNDRKVIGFDTFEGFPHLNENDQKSIIHQELKVGGFQSFAKIEDELQDCIEEFNRDILLPQYKKIQLIKGDACLTIPEYITNNPHTIISLLYLDFDLYEPTKVALEYLAPRVIKGGIIAFDELNDENWPGETIATLEYFKNFNNCKIQRFEFASNISYMVIE
- a CDS encoding cytidylyltransferase domain-containing protein, with product MQRVIAVIAARQGSQRLKNKNILPFDQSNLLIHKIRQLKKVREIERVVVSSDSSLMLDMAEKEGAEVQKRPLEYADERSRTFGEVVSWIVKDLNADHIVWAPCVAPLCDEYVFQQALKAYYEHVIFSKYYDSLVTVKVIRDYIWDRKKPLNYSLDRHVPSQQLPYWVSVVNGCFISSKQQILKNSFCYGEMPYFLEIDKFSAIDIDDEFDLEYARFVYERRRVEKISRERTDD
- a CDS encoding glycosyltransferase family 2 protein, which produces MHSNPVVAIIVPIYNVEKYLQECLDSVIGQTYRDLQIILIDDASTDNSFEIAYAYFKQDTRMTLIKNKQNQGVGASRNLALDYLAMQNVGGGGR